A genomic region of Hyalangium gracile contains the following coding sequences:
- a CDS encoding hybrid sensor histidine kinase/response regulator, with the protein MLPPDFQNVLAHLPQATLRVGPDLKVQWLEPDFARKVGVAPTLGRGLLDILEYGRSRDALSRAIREGREHEGHVITSAMRQVRVQVRLAKEGEPPGAWLLFEPSGLDDEGAFSQVVQEIARAVGETLEVDNVCAAAVTALVRCARVRRAEVFLCEEGGQGGLRRAALSDLADCESPEDAFDPSADPFLQALSTRRAQIGVQRGYGDAMGSIFAAVPLCAPRRTVGLLLLYKEQGASFSVRELDLWTAAAGQLAVAVENARLLREAQAALRVREEFMSIASHELKTPLTPLKLSLFTMERRITTGQPVELSSVLKSKRQVDRLAGLVDDLLDASRLELGKLELSKAPLEVGQLVAEVVDQFRHAFDRPFTVEVPRQRVWVQGDRDRLEQVLVNLLENAHKYSPAGELILVEVQEGDDEVRIHVKDKGIGIPGADQAQVFQRFYRARNVSHRNFGGLGLGLFISHSICKLHGGNLSLSSAEGLGSTFTVTMPRMASREVRLLPPRVLLLDEDRSQEAEAERVLRGEGFEVLTVRNGDDALRNAAASPVDLILLSASASQQEVGIFLETFATLPRARPVPILLAGSRRPAWAWEGTVLCSRPYRADELIARVRNTLALTPEPGWPVAEELNVRM; encoded by the coding sequence ATGCTGCCTCCTGATTTCCAGAATGTGCTCGCGCACCTCCCACAGGCCACGCTCCGCGTTGGCCCGGACCTCAAGGTCCAGTGGCTGGAGCCGGACTTCGCTCGGAAGGTAGGAGTAGCGCCTACGTTGGGTCGCGGGCTGCTGGACATCCTGGAGTACGGCCGGAGCCGGGATGCGCTGTCCCGCGCCATCCGCGAGGGGCGCGAGCACGAGGGGCACGTCATCACCAGCGCGATGCGTCAGGTGCGCGTGCAGGTGCGGCTGGCGAAGGAGGGCGAGCCCCCCGGGGCGTGGCTGCTCTTCGAGCCCTCGGGGCTGGACGACGAGGGGGCCTTCTCGCAGGTGGTGCAGGAGATTGCCCGCGCGGTGGGCGAGACGCTGGAGGTGGACAACGTCTGCGCCGCCGCGGTGACGGCCCTGGTGCGCTGCGCCCGGGTGCGTCGCGCGGAGGTGTTCCTCTGCGAGGAGGGAGGCCAGGGGGGACTGCGCCGCGCCGCGCTGTCCGACCTGGCCGACTGTGAGTCCCCCGAGGATGCGTTCGATCCCTCGGCGGACCCCTTCCTGCAGGCGCTCTCCACGCGGCGGGCGCAGATTGGAGTGCAGCGCGGCTACGGGGATGCGATGGGCTCCATCTTCGCCGCCGTGCCGCTGTGCGCGCCGCGGCGCACGGTGGGGCTGCTGCTCCTTTATAAGGAGCAGGGCGCTTCCTTCTCGGTGCGCGAGCTGGACCTGTGGACGGCGGCGGCCGGGCAGCTGGCGGTGGCGGTGGAGAACGCGCGGCTGCTGCGCGAGGCGCAGGCGGCGCTGCGAGTGCGCGAGGAGTTCATGTCCATCGCCTCGCACGAGCTGAAGACGCCGCTCACCCCGCTCAAGCTCAGCCTCTTCACGATGGAGCGGCGCATCACCACCGGGCAGCCGGTGGAGCTCTCCAGCGTGCTCAAGTCCAAGCGGCAGGTGGATCGGCTCGCGGGGCTGGTGGATGACCTGCTGGATGCCTCGCGGCTGGAGCTGGGCAAGCTGGAGCTGAGCAAGGCGCCGCTCGAGGTGGGCCAGTTGGTGGCGGAGGTGGTGGACCAGTTCCGCCACGCGTTCGACCGGCCCTTCACCGTGGAGGTGCCGCGCCAGCGCGTGTGGGTGCAGGGAGACCGCGACAGGCTGGAGCAGGTGCTGGTGAACCTGCTGGAGAACGCGCACAAGTACAGCCCCGCCGGCGAGCTCATCCTCGTCGAGGTGCAGGAGGGGGATGACGAGGTCCGCATCCACGTGAAGGACAAGGGCATCGGCATTCCCGGCGCGGACCAGGCGCAGGTGTTCCAGCGCTTCTACCGGGCGCGCAACGTGTCCCACCGCAACTTCGGCGGGCTGGGGCTGGGGCTCTTCATCAGCCACTCCATCTGCAAGCTGCATGGGGGCAACCTCTCGCTGTCGAGCGCCGAGGGGCTGGGCTCCACCTTCACGGTGACGATGCCGCGCATGGCCTCGCGCGAGGTGCGGCTGCTGCCGCCGCGCGTGCTGCTGCTGGACGAGGACCGCAGCCAGGAGGCCGAGGCCGAGCGCGTGCTGCGCGGCGAGGGCTTCGAGGTGCTCACCGTGCGCAACGGCGACGATGCGCTGCGCAACGCGGCGGCCTCTCCGGTGGATCTGATTCTGCTCTCCGCGAGCGCCTCGCAGCAGGAGGTGGGCATCTTCCTGGAGACGTTCGCCACGCTGCCGCGCGCGCGGCCGGTGCCAATTCTCCTGGCGGGCTCGCGCAGGCCGGCGTGGGCCTGGGAGGGCACGGTG
- the queF gene encoding preQ(1) synthase, whose product MPSQPTKELQTFPNPAPERDYEIAFDVPEFTCLCPLTGQPDFARFKIRYVPDQLCVELKSLKLYMWAYRNEGAFHEKVTNTIADDIIKAIQPRKLTVEGDFFVRGGIGTIVTVTHDKKKG is encoded by the coding sequence ATGCCCTCTCAGCCCACCAAGGAACTGCAGACCTTTCCCAACCCGGCTCCCGAGCGCGACTACGAGATCGCCTTCGACGTGCCCGAGTTCACCTGCCTCTGCCCGCTCACCGGTCAGCCGGACTTCGCGCGCTTCAAGATCCGCTACGTGCCGGATCAGCTGTGCGTGGAGCTCAAGAGCCTGAAGCTCTACATGTGGGCGTACCGCAACGAGGGCGCCTTCCACGAGAAGGTCACCAACACCATCGCGGACGACATCATCAAGGCCATCCAGCCGCGCAAGCTCACGGTGGAGGGAGACTTCTTCGTGCGCGGCGGCATCGGCACCATCGTCACCGTGACGCACGACAAGAAGAAGGGCTAG
- the truB gene encoding tRNA pseudouridine(55) synthase TruB, with the protein MKPGIYLAHKPVGETSFSLVRAAMEELQARPGKRVPVCHGGTLDPFAEGLLLLLVGQATRLMDLIHPVPKRYVAEVIWGTETDNGDLLGRVVHQGDASRLTPAALDAALSGFLGWHDQVPPATSAKKVGGEPAYRKAHRGEEVVLPPSRVYLHEARWLSHELPRLSRLELTCRGGFYVRSLARDVGRVLGCGAHLSRLHRAAIGPWEDPGLGQRVELHGRALLPWCSTRELSDAEVGELRRERPIPRGRLLAPDWKLPAGFPDPDAPVRGFHQGHLVMLLRERDGQLEAVSQLRDRL; encoded by the coding sequence CTGAAGCCCGGCATCTATCTGGCGCACAAGCCGGTGGGTGAAACGAGCTTCTCGCTGGTGCGCGCCGCCATGGAGGAGCTCCAGGCGCGCCCCGGCAAGCGCGTTCCCGTCTGCCATGGCGGCACGCTGGATCCGTTCGCCGAGGGGCTCCTGCTGCTGCTGGTGGGGCAGGCCACGCGGCTGATGGACCTCATCCACCCCGTCCCCAAGCGCTACGTGGCCGAGGTCATCTGGGGCACGGAGACGGACAACGGCGATCTGCTGGGCCGCGTCGTCCACCAGGGCGATGCCTCGCGCCTCACCCCGGCGGCGCTGGACGCGGCGCTCTCGGGCTTCCTGGGCTGGCACGACCAGGTGCCTCCGGCCACCAGCGCGAAGAAGGTGGGCGGAGAGCCCGCGTACCGCAAGGCCCACCGGGGCGAGGAGGTGGTGCTGCCTCCCTCGCGCGTCTACCTGCACGAGGCGCGCTGGCTCTCGCATGAGCTGCCTCGCTTGAGCCGCCTGGAGCTCACCTGCCGAGGCGGCTTCTACGTGCGCTCGCTCGCAAGGGATGTGGGGCGGGTGCTCGGCTGTGGCGCGCACCTGTCCCGGCTGCACCGCGCGGCCATCGGCCCGTGGGAGGATCCCGGCCTGGGGCAGCGCGTGGAACTGCACGGGCGAGCGCTGCTGCCGTGGTGCTCCACCCGCGAGCTCTCGGACGCGGAGGTGGGCGAGCTGCGCCGCGAGCGCCCCATCCCGCGAGGACGGCTGCTGGCGCCGGACTGGAAGCTGCCCGCGGGCTTCCCGGATCCCGACGCGCCCGTGCGCGGCTTCCATCAGGGACACCTGGTGATGCTGCTGCGCGAGCGAGACGGACAGCTCGAGGCGGTGTCCCAGCTGCGAGACAGGCTCTAG
- a CDS encoding serine/threonine-protein kinase yields MAQVYKGLHEQIQREVALKELLPDAQKDKESLSRFHREALALAAFRHQNIVTLYDLVEKNDSLFMVLEFVDGPTLHDLIKDGPLPPDVAAVIGARIASALDHAHFRHIIHRDLKPGNVMLTKSGEVKLMDFGIAKDVDLVALTQQGMAVGTPAYMSPEQVTGAPLDPRTDLFSLGVLLYEALTGARPFQGKTAGEVFARIRDGKYTPLHKAAPHVPSHLANVVRQALEVKPEKRFPNAAAMRRELDVFLAREVQVSHPALLVSFLRQRQKLTETEALAHLTQAELVSIEHHAEQRQARVARAKLKWVVGVVLLSLATASGVYFSQDAWVPLVQKKGAESSTTPAPTPPARNTGRK; encoded by the coding sequence ATGGCCCAGGTGTACAAGGGCCTCCACGAGCAGATTCAACGCGAGGTAGCGCTCAAGGAGCTGCTCCCGGACGCCCAGAAGGACAAGGAGTCCCTCTCGCGCTTCCACCGCGAGGCGCTCGCCCTGGCCGCCTTCCGCCACCAGAACATCGTCACCCTGTACGATCTGGTGGAGAAGAACGACAGCCTCTTCATGGTCCTCGAGTTCGTGGACGGGCCCACCCTCCATGATCTCATCAAGGATGGGCCGCTGCCCCCGGACGTGGCCGCCGTCATCGGCGCGCGCATCGCCAGCGCGCTGGACCATGCCCACTTCCGCCACATCATCCACCGCGACCTCAAGCCCGGCAACGTGATGCTCACCAAGTCCGGCGAGGTGAAGCTGATGGACTTCGGCATCGCCAAGGACGTGGACCTGGTGGCGCTCACCCAGCAGGGCATGGCGGTGGGCACCCCCGCGTACATGAGCCCGGAGCAGGTGACGGGCGCGCCGCTGGATCCGCGCACGGACCTCTTCTCGCTCGGCGTGCTGCTCTACGAGGCGCTCACCGGCGCGCGCCCCTTCCAGGGCAAGACGGCCGGCGAGGTGTTCGCCCGCATCCGCGACGGCAAGTACACCCCGCTCCACAAGGCGGCGCCCCACGTGCCCTCGCACCTGGCCAACGTCGTCCGGCAGGCGCTCGAGGTGAAGCCCGAGAAGCGCTTCCCCAACGCCGCGGCCATGCGGCGCGAGCTGGACGTGTTCCTCGCCCGCGAGGTGCAGGTGTCCCACCCGGCGCTGCTGGTGTCCTTCCTCCGCCAGCGGCAGAAGCTCACCGAGACGGAGGCGCTGGCGCACCTGACGCAGGCGGAGCTCGTCTCCATCGAGCACCACGCGGAGCAGCGGCAGGCCCGCGTGGCTCGCGCGAAGCTCAAGTGGGTCGTCGGCGTGGTGCTGCTGAGCCTGGCCACCGCCTCCGGCGTCTACTTCTCGCAGGACGCCTGGGTGCCCCTGGTGCAGAAGAAGGGCGCAGAGTCCTCCACGACGCCCGCGCCCACGCCTCCGGCTCGCAACACCGGCCGGAAGTAG
- a CDS encoding phospholipase D-like domain-containing protein gives MSTESALKSAQAALSLKERAGAPVTLLDGGAEAYPRMLAAIASATRRVHLEVYTFEREGVGSSFLAALTAAAQRGVEVKVIIDGWGSMGESGAIQRTLRAAGAKVRVYNPLTSIFTGRAWRNHRKILLVDERVAFIGGINIGDDYRGGDGEPGWADLVLELEGDICAQLGAKLHAGRVELASGPVRVLLSGFGGGRRLRQRYLEAIAKAKTQVFLAHAYFLPDRGFMRALNRAAKRGVSVHLLLAGRSDVVFARAATMRLYRYFLRGGVHIHEWTASTLHAKAAVVDGRRLLVGSFNLDPLSLVNLETLVDVEDDGVAAQAMAWLDKHVRGARPITLGDCQRTGLQAWLLDILGLAGARMAEAFASFIGRKRLR, from the coding sequence GTGAGTACCGAAAGTGCCCTGAAGTCCGCGCAGGCGGCGCTCTCGTTGAAGGAGAGGGCAGGCGCGCCGGTGACGCTGCTGGACGGCGGGGCCGAGGCCTATCCGCGGATGCTGGCGGCCATCGCGTCGGCCACGCGGCGGGTGCACCTGGAGGTCTACACCTTCGAGCGGGAGGGAGTGGGCTCGAGCTTCCTGGCGGCGCTGACGGCGGCGGCGCAGCGAGGGGTGGAGGTGAAGGTCATCATCGATGGCTGGGGGAGCATGGGCGAGAGCGGAGCCATCCAGCGGACGCTGCGGGCGGCGGGGGCGAAGGTGCGGGTGTACAACCCGCTGACGTCGATCTTCACGGGGCGGGCCTGGCGCAACCACCGGAAGATTCTGCTGGTGGATGAGCGGGTGGCGTTCATCGGCGGCATCAACATCGGAGACGACTACCGGGGCGGGGATGGGGAGCCGGGCTGGGCGGACCTGGTGCTGGAGCTGGAAGGAGACATCTGCGCGCAGCTGGGCGCGAAGCTGCATGCGGGGCGGGTGGAGCTGGCCTCGGGGCCGGTGAGGGTGCTGCTGTCGGGGTTTGGAGGGGGGCGGCGGCTGCGGCAGCGCTACCTGGAGGCGATCGCGAAGGCGAAGACGCAGGTGTTCCTGGCGCATGCGTACTTCCTGCCGGACCGGGGCTTCATGAGGGCGTTGAACCGGGCGGCGAAGCGGGGCGTGTCGGTGCACCTGCTGCTGGCGGGGCGCAGCGACGTGGTGTTCGCGCGAGCGGCGACGATGCGGCTGTACCGGTACTTCCTGCGAGGCGGGGTGCATATCCACGAGTGGACGGCGTCCACGCTGCACGCGAAGGCGGCGGTGGTGGATGGCAGGCGGCTGCTGGTGGGCAGCTTCAACCTGGATCCGCTGTCGCTGGTGAACCTGGAGACGCTGGTGGACGTGGAGGACGACGGGGTGGCGGCGCAGGCGATGGCGTGGCTGGACAAGCACGTGCGCGGCGCGAGGCCCATCACGTTGGGAGACTGCCAGCGCACGGGGCTGCAGGCGTGGCTGCTGGACATCCTGGGGCTGGCCGGAGCGCGGATGGCCGAGGCCTTCGCCAGCTTCATCGGCCGGAAGCGGCTGCGGTAG
- the sitA5 gene encoding SitA5 family polymorphic toxin: MERRQVGALLLAWLTACASVPRAPSAAVDPEEAELAATRYELRVLTSGAGQAESVEVAPADLQRALRELARELPPAGHPMETARWLMEGGLRADLLAEVERGRVVRLRPLEDDSPLEAASAAEAKRRYLGMCQQEYGGGDCLGLLTDGPVLTREDLRTLGLALALKGVLKQTRLAVKEMVSPQALVGLLVWTCCLYLTLWLLPEPVSKAVAASLTVALLAWLPVHTLWSLMDGWAALVHDVDRAMSYEQVEEAGQKFSQVMGENTARVVVMLVTAVLTGGAARFAAKLPKLPGFARAAARAEAQGVSLAEAGEVEAVAAADESTFTLMVRRPGGRAAAAAEEAAESRVGAAIIIRHQGGNRQVLINEQRWHVPAGRSLKEVPAKDPIGDQLQAAAQRVAAGWSRSRLSKEQTRAIERTREQRQYFRAHLLERMYRGQWVETRLRGEFPGLRWNRTGVDAIDPATGLEYEVLTGTDWNMQAHGRRMAEAFFRLITF; the protein is encoded by the coding sequence ATGGAACGGCGCCAGGTGGGGGCCTTGCTGCTGGCGTGGCTCACGGCGTGCGCCAGTGTGCCGCGCGCTCCGTCCGCGGCTGTGGACCCGGAAGAGGCCGAGCTGGCAGCAACTCGGTATGAGCTGCGAGTGCTGACTTCTGGGGCCGGTCAGGCTGAGTCGGTGGAGGTGGCGCCAGCGGATCTCCAGCGAGCCCTGAGAGAGTTGGCGCGGGAACTCCCACCAGCCGGGCACCCCATGGAGACGGCGCGCTGGTTGATGGAGGGAGGGCTGCGAGCCGACCTGCTGGCGGAGGTGGAGCGAGGGCGTGTGGTGCGCTTGAGGCCGCTGGAGGACGACAGCCCGCTGGAGGCCGCTTCAGCAGCGGAGGCGAAGCGCAGATACCTGGGCATGTGCCAGCAGGAGTACGGCGGGGGAGATTGCCTGGGGCTGCTGACGGATGGTCCCGTGCTCACCCGGGAAGACTTGCGCACCTTGGGGCTGGCTCTGGCGTTGAAGGGAGTGCTGAAGCAGACGCGGTTGGCGGTGAAAGAGATGGTGTCGCCCCAGGCCCTGGTGGGGCTGCTGGTGTGGACGTGCTGCCTGTACCTGACGCTGTGGCTACTGCCCGAGCCCGTGTCCAAGGCGGTGGCGGCGAGCCTGACGGTGGCACTGCTGGCGTGGCTGCCGGTGCACACGCTGTGGAGCCTGATGGATGGGTGGGCGGCCCTGGTGCACGACGTGGATCGGGCTATGTCCTATGAGCAGGTAGAGGAGGCCGGCCAGAAGTTCAGCCAGGTGATGGGGGAGAACACCGCGCGAGTGGTGGTGATGCTGGTGACGGCGGTGCTGACGGGGGGCGCGGCACGGTTTGCGGCGAAGCTGCCGAAGCTGCCGGGCTTCGCGCGGGCGGCGGCTCGAGCCGAGGCACAGGGAGTGAGCCTGGCCGAGGCGGGCGAGGTGGAGGCGGTGGCCGCAGCCGATGAGAGCACCTTCACCCTCATGGTGCGCCGCCCCGGGGGCAGGGCAGCCGCCGCAGCGGAGGAAGCGGCGGAGTCGCGCGTGGGCGCCGCGATCATCATCCGCCACCAGGGAGGTAACAGGCAGGTCCTCATCAACGAGCAGCGCTGGCACGTGCCAGCAGGCAGGTCCCTGAAGGAGGTTCCAGCGAAGGACCCGATAGGGGACCAACTCCAAGCGGCGGCCCAGCGCGTAGCTGCGGGATGGAGCCGCAGCAGGCTGTCCAAGGAGCAAACTCGAGCCATCGAGCGAACCAGGGAGCAGCGGCAGTATTTTCGGGCACACCTCCTGGAGCGAATGTACCGGGGACAATGGGTGGAAACCCGGCTACGAGGAGAGTTTCCGGGGTTGCGTTGGAACAGGACCGGCGTTGACGCGATTGATCCGGCAACGGGGCTTGAATACGAGGTGCTGACAGGCACCGACTGGAACATGCAGGCGCACGGGCGGAGGATGGCGGAGGCGTTCTTCCGGTTGATCACATTCTGA
- a CDS encoding acetyltransferase, with protein MKSLFLFGSGGHASVIADVVRAERRYQIIGLIDDNPLMTGRERFGYRVLGDRHALSHEQADALFLGVGDNHTRQRLGSEFTGWRFPTLIHPSAVIGANVTIGAGTVVMPGAVIEHGATIGEHCIINTGAVVGHESRVGDFCHVSGNSALGGGVTLEACVFVGMGAIVTPGITIARNCLLTAGSMTSKDVAEGATILGNPGRPFFNRRSLS; from the coding sequence ATGAAATCTCTATTCTTGTTTGGCTCGGGCGGGCATGCGTCCGTGATCGCGGACGTGGTACGCGCCGAGCGTCGGTACCAGATCATCGGGTTGATTGATGACAACCCGCTCATGACTGGTCGTGAACGCTTCGGATATCGGGTTCTGGGCGATCGCCATGCGCTCTCGCACGAGCAGGCGGACGCCCTCTTTCTAGGCGTGGGCGACAACCACACGCGCCAGCGCCTCGGCTCGGAGTTCACGGGCTGGCGGTTTCCCACGTTGATCCATCCGAGCGCCGTCATCGGCGCCAACGTCACCATCGGGGCCGGCACCGTCGTCATGCCCGGCGCCGTCATCGAGCACGGGGCCACCATCGGTGAGCACTGCATCATCAACACCGGCGCCGTGGTGGGCCACGAGAGCCGCGTCGGCGACTTCTGCCATGTGAGCGGCAACAGTGCACTGGGCGGAGGCGTCACCCTGGAAGCGTGCGTGTTCGTCGGCATGGGCGCCATCGTGACGCCGGGAATCACCATCGCGCGCAACTGTCTGCTGACGGCGGGCTCCATGACGTCGAAGGACGTGGCGGAGGGCGCCACCATCCTGGGCAACCCAGGGCGGCCCTTCTTCAACCGGCGCAGCCTGAGCTGA